Proteins encoded by one window of Rhodobacteraceae bacterium IMCC1335:
- a CDS encoding UTRA domain-containing protein, with amino-acid sequence MKTVLPTYVQISEMLIRDIAAGRYLDGARLPPERQMAAELGISVGTLRKALDDMNSKGLLEKRQGSGNYVKTGATPNSVYSFFRVELIDGGGLPTAQVLNVDLLPKPAAFPAFGPASKAYRIRRLRSLNAQPAVLEEIWLDGDQAAQLSTSELSHSLYLYYRNVLNLWITEAEDQLGLEPVPQWAPDGFDPRPGTPCLFAARLSRSQTGETVEYSQNWIDTNVARYVARIK; translated from the coding sequence ATGAAAACCGTACTGCCGACCTATGTTCAGATAAGCGAAATGCTTATCCGCGATATCGCGGCGGGGCGGTATTTGGATGGCGCACGTTTGCCGCCGGAAAGGCAAATGGCTGCCGAATTGGGCATTTCAGTGGGCACGTTGCGTAAAGCATTGGATGATATGAATTCGAAAGGGCTTTTGGAGAAGCGTCAAGGCTCAGGAAATTATGTGAAAACGGGCGCCACGCCCAATTCGGTTTATTCTTTCTTCCGTGTTGAGCTGATCGATGGCGGGGGTTTGCCAACCGCGCAGGTTTTGAATGTTGATTTATTGCCAAAGCCCGCTGCATTTCCGGCCTTTGGGCCGGCGTCAAAGGCCTATCGCATTCGCAGGTTAAGATCGCTTAACGCGCAGCCGGCGGTGCTTGAAGAAATTTGGTTGGACGGGGATCAAGCAGCGCAGCTTAGCACAAGCGAATTGTCTCATTCGCTTTATCTTTATTACCGCAATGTTCTCAATCTTTGGATTACCGAAGCCGAAGATCAATTGGGGCTAGAGCCGGTGCCGCAATGGGCACCAGATGGGTTTGACCCAAGGCCAGGTACGCCCTGCCTTTTTGCGGCGCGGTTAAGCCGGTCGCAAACCGGTGAGACGGTTGAATATTCTCAAAACTGGATTGACACAAACGTAGCGCGCTATGTGGCGCGCATTAAATAA
- a CDS encoding LLM class flavin-dependent oxidoreductase, which yields MTIVPITSTELDAVEVSWFSALCSDDFQYLGVPDGTLRSSWAHCSNIVKKAEAQGFRNILCPSSYQVGQDTLSFVAGCAPITEKINLLAAVRCGEMQPIMLARTIATLDHMLEGRLTVNIISSDFPGEKADSAFRYQRSREVVEILKQAWTQDEINYQGQVYNFSGLTTDPAKPYQTGGPLLYFGGYSPAALELCGQHCDVYLMWPEPKEQIAERMRAVNAVAERYERSLDYGLRVHVIVRDTEQEAREYAQHLVSKLEDDAGRAIRERALDSTSLGVAHQAKNRDLADMEGFVEPHLWTGVGRARSGCGAAIVGSTDQVLSELESYQKMGIRAFILSGYPHMEECEHFGTRVMPQLNTCSLPQAYGRQPNTNPLTPLGAGERR from the coding sequence ATGACCATCGTCCCCATCACGTCAACAGAGTTAGACGCGGTCGAAGTCTCCTGGTTTTCCGCGCTGTGTTCAGATGATTTTCAATATCTTGGCGTGCCTGATGGCACGCTGCGATCCTCATGGGCCCATTGCAGTAACATCGTTAAAAAAGCCGAAGCGCAGGGTTTTCGGAACATTCTATGCCCCTCCTCATATCAGGTTGGCCAAGATACGCTGAGCTTTGTCGCCGGCTGCGCTCCGATAACCGAAAAGATCAACCTGCTGGCCGCTGTGCGGTGTGGAGAAATGCAACCCATCATGCTGGCGCGCACGATTGCCACGTTGGACCATATGCTGGAAGGGCGCCTTACGGTGAATATCATCAGCAGCGATTTCCCCGGCGAAAAAGCAGATAGTGCGTTTCGCTATCAACGCTCGCGTGAAGTTGTTGAAATTCTCAAACAAGCCTGGACGCAAGATGAAATCAACTATCAGGGCCAAGTGTATAATTTTTCCGGCCTCACCACAGATCCAGCAAAACCCTATCAGACCGGTGGGCCTTTATTGTATTTTGGCGGTTATTCTCCCGCCGCGCTGGAATTATGTGGGCAACATTGCGATGTCTATTTGATGTGGCCCGAGCCAAAAGAGCAAATCGCGGAGCGTATGCGCGCCGTCAACGCGGTTGCCGAACGCTATGAGCGCAGTTTGGATTACGGATTGCGCGTGCATGTGATCGTGCGCGATACTGAACAAGAAGCGCGCGAATATGCGCAACACCTGGTATCAAAACTTGAGGATGATGCTGGCCGTGCCATTCGCGAACGGGCGCTGGACAGCACATCGCTAGGCGTGGCGCATCAAGCCAAAAATCGCGATCTTGCGGATATGGAAGGCTTTGTTGAACCGCATCTTTGGACAGGTGTGGGCCGCGCCCGCTCGGGCTGCGGTGCGGCGATTGTTGGTTCAACTGATCAAGTCTTATCTGAACTTGAATCCTATCAAAAAATGGGAATCCGCGCCTTTATTCTTTCCGGATATCCGCATATGGAAGAATGCGAACATTTTGGAACCCGCGTTATGCCGCAATTGAACACCTGTTCCTTACCACAAGCTTACGGTCGGCAACCAAACACAAACCCATTAACACCCCTCGGGGCAGGAGAGCGCCGCTAA